The following proteins are encoded in a genomic region of Nocardioides renjunii:
- a CDS encoding DUF2237 family protein: MTERNVLGGELDPCGTDPLTGFHRDGTCTVGPQDVGLHAICAVMTEEFLTHQALVGNDLATPRPEWHFPGLVPGDRWCVVAVRWLQAYDAGVAAPVVLSATSERALDVVPLEVLRAHSVDVPPDLSAL, from the coding sequence ATGACGGAGCGCAACGTCCTCGGCGGCGAGCTGGACCCCTGCGGCACCGACCCCCTCACCGGCTTCCACCGCGACGGCACGTGCACGGTCGGCCCGCAGGACGTCGGCCTGCACGCGATCTGCGCGGTCATGACCGAGGAGTTCCTGACCCACCAGGCCCTGGTGGGCAACGACCTCGCCACCCCGCGCCCCGAGTGGCACTTCCCCGGCCTGGTGCCGGGCGACCGGTGGTGCGTGGTCGCCGTCCGTTGGCTGCAGGCGTACGACGCCGGGGTGGCCGCACCGGTCGTGCTGTCGGCGACCTCCGAGCGCGCGCTGGACGTCGTACCCCTCGAGGTGCTGCGGGCGCACTCGGTGGACGTGCCCCCGGACCTCAGCGCACTGTGA
- a CDS encoding TetR family transcriptional regulator, with the protein MSVTRSATSAARRAQILDATIEVIAEEGFARASFARIAERAGLSSTRLISYHFAGKDELVAALVEHVVSGIGEHVGALVGAETTARGRLRAYVEGVVGHADSHRAQMSALLQVVLSGAWGAGGPVGPSDASHLERILRQGQEAGELRDFDVRVVAATVQRAVEGVPLQLQADPGLDCAAYAAELVELFDRATRADP; encoded by the coding sequence GTGTCAGTAACTCGCTCCGCCACCTCCGCGGCACGGCGTGCGCAGATCCTCGACGCGACCATCGAGGTCATCGCCGAGGAGGGCTTCGCCCGGGCGAGCTTCGCCCGCATCGCCGAGCGTGCAGGTCTGTCGAGCACCCGGCTGATCTCCTACCACTTCGCCGGCAAGGACGAGCTCGTCGCAGCCCTGGTGGAGCACGTGGTCAGCGGGATCGGCGAGCACGTCGGCGCCCTGGTGGGCGCCGAGACGACGGCGCGCGGTCGGCTGCGGGCGTACGTCGAGGGGGTCGTGGGCCACGCCGACAGCCACCGCGCGCAGATGAGCGCCCTCCTGCAGGTCGTGCTGTCCGGGGCGTGGGGCGCCGGCGGCCCGGTCGGACCGAGCGACGCCAGCCACCTCGAGCGGATCCTGCGGCAGGGGCAGGAGGCAGGCGAGCTGCGGGACTTCGACGTCCGCGTGGTGGCGGCGACCGTCCAGCGGGCCGTCGAGGGGGTGCCGCTGCAGCTGCAGGCCGACCCGGGCCTGGACTGCGCGGCGTACGCCGCCGAGCTGGTCGAGCTGTTCGACCGCGCGACCCGGGCGGACCCGTGA
- a CDS encoding zf-HC2 domain-containing protein, whose protein sequence is MTTTWHVHDDLLAAYVDGRLDAIVGASVEQHLSRCADCRASTTPLVDPQLLARGWAGVRAAVESPPLPLPARLARRCGVPEPTAVLLAATTSLRTAWLVAAFLALSFATLATVVSGETMLAPFLLVAPLVPAIGVAAAYGPQNDPLESLVVTAPYGRTRLILVRTLAVLVSVLPVTAALGLLLPGPAWLAAAWLGPALALVPVLLALSSFVGPRAGVAVVVLAWSALVVFSLRGFPATWPVEATQQLAYLSLAVVAAAVLLVRSRLDRRIGAVL, encoded by the coding sequence ATGACCACCACCTGGCACGTCCACGACGACCTGCTCGCGGCGTACGTCGACGGCCGCCTGGACGCGATCGTCGGCGCCTCGGTCGAGCAGCACCTGTCTCGGTGCGCCGACTGCCGCGCGTCCACGACGCCGCTCGTCGACCCCCAGCTGCTGGCCCGCGGGTGGGCCGGCGTCCGCGCCGCCGTCGAGTCGCCGCCGCTGCCGCTGCCCGCGCGACTGGCCCGACGCTGTGGCGTCCCCGAGCCCACCGCCGTGCTGCTCGCGGCGACCACCTCGCTGCGCACGGCGTGGCTGGTCGCGGCGTTCCTGGCCCTGTCGTTCGCCACCCTCGCGACGGTGGTCAGCGGCGAGACGATGCTGGCCCCGTTCCTGCTGGTGGCGCCCCTCGTGCCGGCGATCGGGGTGGCCGCGGCCTACGGCCCCCAGAACGACCCCCTCGAGTCGCTGGTCGTGACGGCTCCCTACGGGCGGACCCGGCTGATCCTCGTCCGCACCCTCGCCGTCCTCGTCTCGGTCCTGCCGGTCACCGCCGCCCTCGGCCTCCTCCTCCCCGGACCCGCGTGGCTGGCCGCGGCGTGGCTCGGGCCGGCGCTCGCGCTCGTACCTGTCCTGCTGGCCCTGTCGAGCTTCGTGGGCCCCCGCGCCGGTGTCGCAGTCGTCGTCCTCGCGTGGAGCGCCCTCGTCGTCTTCTCCCTGCGCGGGTTCCCCGCCACCTGGCCGGTCGAGGCGACCCAGCAGCTCGCCTACCTGTCCCTCGCGGTCGTCGCGGCCGCCGTCCTCCTCGTCAGGTCCCGCCTGGACCGGCGGATCGGAGCCGTGCTGTGA
- a CDS encoding VC0807 family protein, which produces MTLLRPVVGIVGSTALYYLLRHLGVSVYAALVVGAVLSLVPACVALVRGSRPGGLEAFFTVLLFASFAISLVPGDERFLLAKDALVTGGVGAWFLASLRWADRPLAYQFARPMVEGRLGWPGDWEGLWQREAWWRRMWRTSSILWAVGTLVDAAARVVMAYTLPPDAVPGLNLALYVGTAVLLNVVTTVVYVRAGAVGRRRERTPA; this is translated from the coding sequence GTGACGCTGCTGCGGCCGGTCGTCGGCATCGTCGGGTCGACCGCGCTCTACTACCTGTTGCGCCACCTCGGGGTCAGCGTCTACGCGGCGCTCGTCGTCGGCGCGGTCCTCTCGCTGGTGCCGGCCTGCGTCGCGCTGGTGCGGGGCAGCCGGCCGGGCGGGCTCGAGGCGTTCTTCACCGTCCTGCTGTTCGCGAGCTTCGCGATCTCGCTCGTGCCGGGCGACGAGCGGTTCCTGCTCGCCAAGGACGCGCTGGTCACCGGGGGTGTCGGCGCCTGGTTCCTCGCCAGCCTGCGGTGGGCGGACCGCCCGCTGGCCTACCAGTTCGCCCGGCCGATGGTCGAGGGGCGCCTCGGCTGGCCGGGGGACTGGGAGGGCCTGTGGCAGCGCGAGGCGTGGTGGCGCCGGATGTGGCGGACCTCGAGCATCCTCTGGGCGGTCGGCACCCTGGTCGACGCCGCGGCGCGGGTCGTGATGGCCTACACCCTCCCGCCCGACGCCGTGCCGGGGCTCAACCTCGCGCTCTACGTCGGCACCGCCGTGCTGCTCAACGTCGTCACGACGGTGGTGTACGTCCGCGCGGGGGCGGTCGGCCGCCGACGCGAGCGGACCCCGGCCTGA
- a CDS encoding alpha/beta hydrolase: protein MARRPGRRILVALAVVLLVAGLALTAVWGLQRQLIYFPDATDVPPAAEALPGARDVTLRTSDGLELGAWYLPADGANDIGMAVLMAPGNGGNRAGRTGLARQLSDRGLSVLLLDYRGYGGNPSTPTEKGLAADADAAVRALAELGHPLDRTIFFGESLGTGVVAGLQQRHRPAGVVLRSPFTELADVGRHHYPWLPVRTLLRDRLPVLGPLAASNVPVTVIYGDRDGVVPTELSARVADGVPSLVERVVLRGADHNDAVMFGPRVADAVERLAREVG, encoded by the coding sequence ATGGCCCGCCGTCCCGGCAGGAGGATCCTCGTGGCGCTCGCCGTCGTGCTGCTCGTCGCCGGGCTCGCCCTCACTGCCGTGTGGGGCCTGCAGCGGCAGCTGATCTACTTCCCCGACGCGACCGACGTCCCGCCCGCGGCCGAGGCGCTCCCCGGCGCCCGCGACGTGACGCTGCGGACGTCCGACGGGCTCGAGCTGGGTGCGTGGTACCTCCCGGCCGACGGCGCGAACGACATCGGGATGGCCGTGCTGATGGCGCCCGGCAACGGCGGCAACCGCGCCGGGCGGACCGGCCTCGCGCGCCAGCTCTCCGACCGCGGGCTCAGCGTGCTGCTGCTCGACTACCGCGGCTACGGCGGCAACCCCAGCACCCCCACCGAGAAGGGGTTGGCCGCCGACGCCGACGCCGCGGTGCGCGCACTGGCCGAGCTCGGCCACCCCCTCGACCGCACCATCTTCTTCGGGGAGTCGTTGGGCACCGGCGTGGTCGCCGGCCTCCAGCAGCGGCACCGGCCGGCCGGGGTCGTGCTGAGGTCACCGTTCACCGAGCTCGCCGACGTCGGCCGCCACCACTACCCGTGGCTGCCCGTGCGCACGCTGCTCCGCGACCGGTTACCCGTGCTCGGCCCGCTCGCTGCGAGCAACGTTCCTGTCACCGTGATCTACGGCGACCGTGATGGCGTGGTGCCGACCGAGCTGAGTGCGCGGGTCGCCGACGGCGTGCCGTCCCTCGTCGAGCGGGTGGTGCTGCGAGGTGCGGACCACAACGATGCGGTGATGTTCGGGCCGCGGGTGGCCGATGCTGTGGAGCGGCTCGCGCGGGAGGTGGGGTGA
- a CDS encoding response regulator transcription factor produces the protein MTSVVVVDDQEMVRAGLRVMLESRGVTVAGEAADGRAGIEAVRRLGPDVCLMDIRMPVLDGIEATRLLVAEGTPTRVLVLTTYDLDELVHAALRHGAAGFLLKTTPAARLVEGVDTVARGEALLAPELTRRLIEQHVARPAPGSADRLTTGLTRREREVLVLVGEGRSNDEIAATLFVSRATVKSHVNRVFAKLGITSRVQAVVLCYEHGLVVPGKRTAP, from the coding sequence GTGACGAGCGTGGTGGTCGTGGACGACCAGGAGATGGTCCGCGCCGGCCTCCGGGTCATGCTCGAGTCACGCGGCGTCACCGTCGCCGGAGAGGCCGCCGACGGACGAGCCGGCATCGAGGCCGTACGACGACTGGGCCCCGACGTGTGCCTGATGGACATCCGGATGCCGGTCCTCGACGGCATCGAGGCGACGCGGCTCCTCGTGGCCGAGGGCACCCCGACCCGCGTGCTGGTGCTGACGACGTACGACCTCGACGAGCTCGTCCACGCCGCCCTGCGGCACGGTGCGGCGGGCTTCCTGCTCAAGACCACCCCCGCGGCCCGGCTGGTCGAGGGCGTGGACACCGTGGCTCGCGGCGAGGCGCTGCTCGCGCCGGAGCTGACCCGGCGGCTGATCGAGCAGCACGTCGCGCGTCCGGCGCCGGGCAGCGCGGACCGTCTCACGACTGGGCTGACCCGACGCGAGCGCGAGGTCCTCGTGCTGGTTGGCGAGGGTCGTTCGAACGACGAGATCGCGGCGACGCTGTTCGTGTCCCGCGCGACGGTGAAGTCGCACGTCAACCGTGTCTTCGCCAAGCTCGGCATCACGAGCAGGGTGCAGGCCGTGGTCCTGTGCTACGAGCACGGTCTCGTGGTGCCCGGGAAGCGGACGGCGCCGTAG
- a CDS encoding ATP-binding cassette domain-containing protein, whose protein sequence is MNTVELTGVTKAYGSTRALDAVDLSFDRGITGLLGPNGAGKTTLLRIVATSIAADGGEVRLLDRDPHGSQAEVTAIRRQLGYLPQELGYPADMTAFGFVEYVAVLKEWNDRRRRHAEVRRVLELVGLGDLATKRVARLSGGQRRRVALAQALLGDPRILVLDEPTTGLDPTQRADLRRTLSVIAGGCAVLLSTHQTEDVAALCERVVVLASGTVRFDGTVTDLVATAVGRVWTCDEPGPDALVSWRTGTGRHHVVGGTPPPGADPAEPTLEDAYLLMLGADARAAHVPA, encoded by the coding sequence GTGAACACCGTCGAGCTCACCGGAGTCACCAAGGCCTACGGCAGCACCCGCGCCCTCGACGCGGTCGACCTGTCCTTCGACCGCGGGATCACCGGGCTGCTCGGCCCCAACGGCGCCGGCAAGACCACGCTGCTGCGCATCGTCGCCACCTCGATCGCCGCCGACGGTGGCGAGGTCCGGCTGCTCGACCGGGATCCGCACGGCTCGCAGGCCGAGGTGACCGCGATCCGCCGCCAGCTGGGCTACCTGCCCCAGGAGCTGGGCTACCCCGCCGACATGACGGCCTTCGGGTTCGTGGAGTACGTCGCCGTGCTCAAGGAGTGGAACGACCGGCGCCGTCGTCACGCCGAGGTACGCCGCGTGCTCGAGCTGGTCGGCCTCGGCGACCTCGCGACGAAGCGCGTCGCCAGGCTGTCCGGCGGCCAGCGGCGCCGCGTCGCACTGGCTCAGGCGCTGCTCGGTGACCCGCGGATCCTCGTGCTCGACGAGCCGACCACGGGGCTCGACCCGACGCAGCGCGCCGACCTGCGGCGCACCCTGTCCGTCATCGCCGGCGGCTGCGCCGTCCTGCTCTCCACGCACCAGACCGAGGACGTGGCCGCGCTGTGCGAGCGCGTCGTCGTCCTCGCCAGTGGCACCGTCCGCTTCGACGGGACGGTCACCGACCTCGTCGCCACCGCCGTCGGCCGGGTCTGGACCTGCGACGAGCCGGGACCCGACGCGCTCGTCAGCTGGCGCACCGGCACCGGTCGCCACCACGTCGTCGGCGGCACGCCACCCCCGGGCGCCGACCCGGCCGAGCCCACGCTCGAGGACGCCTACCTCCTCATGCTCGGCGCCGACGCCCGAGCCGCGCACGTGCCCGCCTGA
- a CDS encoding oxidoreductase, translating to MDTRVGAPVALVTGGSSGIGESTALALLDRGFTVYAVARRVDRMVPLAEAGAHTFAMDVTDDDSMVAGIARIIEEQGRIDVLVNNAGYGSYGAVEDVPIEEARRQFEVNVFGLARLVQLVTPHMRARRSGRIVNISSIGGKFYEPFGAWYHATKFAVEGFSDSLRMELRPFGIQVVLIEPGPILTEWNEIARDSLLERSGAGAYATHARKAHAVLTEFDRPGRASTPEEVADKIVKAATTRRPAARYPVGKGARLITTSRDLLPDRVFDQVVGRTFGVR from the coding sequence ATGGACACACGTGTCGGGGCCCCCGTCGCCCTGGTGACCGGAGGCTCGTCCGGGATCGGCGAGAGCACCGCCCTCGCCCTCCTGGACCGGGGCTTCACGGTCTACGCCGTAGCCCGCCGCGTCGACCGGATGGTCCCGCTCGCCGAGGCAGGCGCACACACCTTCGCCATGGACGTCACCGACGACGACTCGATGGTCGCCGGCATCGCCCGCATCATCGAGGAGCAGGGACGCATCGACGTCCTGGTCAACAACGCCGGCTACGGGTCCTACGGCGCCGTCGAGGACGTGCCGATCGAGGAGGCGCGGCGGCAGTTCGAGGTCAACGTCTTCGGCCTCGCCCGCCTGGTCCAGCTCGTCACGCCGCACATGCGCGCGCGACGCTCGGGCCGGATCGTCAACATCTCCTCGATCGGCGGGAAGTTCTACGAGCCGTTCGGCGCCTGGTACCACGCGACCAAGTTCGCGGTGGAGGGCTTCAGCGACAGCCTGCGCATGGAGCTGCGGCCCTTCGGCATCCAGGTCGTGCTCATCGAGCCCGGGCCGATCCTCACCGAGTGGAACGAGATCGCCCGCGACTCCCTGCTCGAGCGCTCGGGGGCCGGGGCGTACGCCACCCACGCCCGCAAGGCGCACGCGGTGCTCACCGAGTTCGACAGGCCCGGCCGCGCCTCGACGCCCGAGGAGGTGGCGGACAAGATCGTCAAGGCTGCGACCACGCGGCGACCGGCCGCCCGCTACCCGGTCGGCAAGGGCGCCCGGCTGATCACCACCTCGCGCGACCTGCTGCCGGACCGGGTGTTCGACCAGGTCGTGGGGCGGACGTTCGGGGTGCGCTAG
- a CDS encoding nucleoside/nucleotide kinase family protein, with translation MPVPSLPALVDRAAGLVDRPGRVVLGITGPPGAGKSTLASLLLDSLRSHLGPDAVGHLPMDGFHLADVQLERLGRRDRKGAPDTFDVDGYVAALRRLHDEPDGTLYVPGFERDLEQPIAAAIAIEPSARLVMTEGNYLLLTGDGWERVRPLLAEAWFVDVDPDVRRERLVRRHEQFGKSPDAARAWVEAVDEPNAALVAATRDAADVVVPLDRF, from the coding sequence GTGCCTGTGCCGTCCCTGCCCGCCCTGGTCGACCGCGCCGCGGGCCTGGTGGACCGGCCGGGTCGGGTCGTGCTCGGCATCACCGGGCCGCCCGGTGCCGGCAAGTCCACGCTGGCCTCGCTGTTGCTCGACTCGCTGCGATCACACTTGGGGCCCGACGCCGTCGGCCATCTGCCGATGGACGGCTTCCACCTCGCCGACGTCCAGCTCGAGCGGCTCGGCCGGCGCGACCGCAAGGGGGCGCCGGACACCTTCGACGTGGACGGCTACGTCGCGGCACTGCGCCGGCTCCACGACGAGCCCGACGGGACGCTCTACGTCCCGGGGTTCGAGCGCGACCTCGAGCAGCCCATCGCCGCGGCGATCGCGATCGAGCCGTCCGCGCGGCTGGTGATGACTGAGGGCAACTACCTCCTGCTCACCGGCGACGGCTGGGAGCGCGTACGCCCCCTGCTCGCCGAGGCGTGGTTCGTCGACGTCGACCCCGACGTACGACGCGAGCGGCTGGTCCGCCGCCACGAGCAGTTCGGCAAGTCGCCCGACGCCGCTCGGGCGTGGGTCGAGGCCGTCGACGAGCCGAACGCCGCGCTGGTCGCGGCGACGCGGGACGCCGCGGACGTCGTCGTGCCGCTCGACCGCTTCTGA
- a CDS encoding toxin-antitoxin system HicB family antitoxin: protein MGSDSSTESGAEPEANPRGPERKAVLLRLDPAVHSALQRWAADELRSVNAQVEMVLRDALRKAGRAPRDAGPVPKRGRPPKNPEE, encoded by the coding sequence ATGGGCAGCGATTCGAGCACGGAGTCGGGCGCGGAGCCGGAGGCCAACCCACGGGGTCCGGAGCGCAAGGCGGTGCTGCTGCGCCTCGACCCCGCGGTGCACTCCGCCCTTCAACGGTGGGCGGCCGACGAGCTGCGCAGCGTCAACGCCCAGGTCGAGATGGTGCTGCGCGACGCGCTCCGCAAGGCCGGCCGAGCCCCCCGCGACGCCGGCCCGGTCCCCAAGCGCGGTCGTCCGCCCAAGAACCCGGAGGAGTGA
- a CDS encoding SPFH domain-containing protein codes for MSEDQQVQDTSHTDESEGGAPAGRPVGHDGTRVDVTERTAWSIDGFAGLVVSLALLVVGTWLFVLGVIDADAGRGGAGQMVGGALLGLLGLILSASLTIVAPGQTRVVQFFGRYVGTVRKPGLRMLVPLTTRRNVSVRVHNFETNELKVNDADGNPINIAAIVVWQVADTARATFAVEDYEDFVAVQAESALRHVAMSHPYDNAVTEVTLRGDTEVISAELAAEVAARIALAGLEVIEVRISALAYAPEIAQAMLQRQQASAVIAAREKIVDGAVGMVESALAQLERKDIVELDAERKAAMVSNLLVVLCSERGTTPVVNAGSLYT; via the coding sequence ATGAGCGAGGACCAGCAGGTGCAGGACACGAGCCACACCGACGAGTCGGAGGGCGGGGCGCCCGCCGGTCGACCGGTCGGGCACGACGGCACCCGCGTCGACGTCACCGAGCGCACGGCCTGGTCCATCGACGGCTTCGCCGGGCTCGTCGTCTCGCTGGCGCTCCTGGTGGTCGGCACGTGGCTGTTCGTGCTCGGCGTCATCGACGCCGACGCGGGCCGCGGCGGCGCCGGCCAGATGGTCGGTGGCGCGCTCCTCGGCCTGCTCGGACTGATCCTCTCCGCGTCGCTGACCATCGTGGCGCCGGGCCAGACCCGGGTCGTGCAGTTCTTCGGCCGCTACGTCGGCACGGTCCGCAAGCCCGGCCTGCGGATGCTCGTCCCGCTCACGACGCGGCGCAACGTCTCGGTGCGGGTGCACAACTTCGAGACCAACGAGCTCAAGGTCAACGACGCCGACGGCAACCCGATCAACATCGCCGCGATCGTCGTCTGGCAGGTCGCCGACACCGCGCGGGCGACGTTCGCGGTCGAGGACTACGAGGACTTCGTGGCCGTGCAGGCCGAGTCGGCGCTGCGCCACGTGGCGATGAGCCACCCCTACGACAACGCGGTCACCGAGGTCACCCTCCGCGGCGACACCGAGGTCATCTCCGCCGAGCTGGCCGCCGAGGTCGCGGCCCGCATCGCTCTGGCCGGCCTGGAGGTGATCGAGGTGCGGATCTCCGCGCTGGCGTACGCCCCCGAGATCGCGCAGGCGATGCTGCAGCGCCAGCAGGCCTCGGCCGTCATCGCGGCCCGCGAGAAGATCGTCGACGGAGCGGTCGGGATGGTCGAGAGCGCGCTGGCCCAGCTCGAGCGCAAGGACATCGTCGAGCTGGACGCCGAGCGCAAGGCGGCCATGGTGTCCAACCTGCTGGTGGTGCTGTGCTCCGAGCGGGGCACGACCCCGGTGGTCAACGCCGGGTCGCTCTACACCTGA
- a CDS encoding RNA polymerase sigma factor, with amino-acid sequence MGSSAAPADQDDTVLVALVADGDTAALEELYGRHAAWLVARLMRRCHDSDVVLDVVQDTFVTVWRDARRYRGTGEVAGWLWGIAFRRMVSRLRSRKDVVLLPEWDTVGRGQVPAAEDQVLLGVEYGDLAGALAGLSPEFRSVVQACVLDGLTTREAGRLLGVRENTVKTRLHRAKAQLRGSLALAQEEWR; translated from the coding sequence ATGGGCAGCAGCGCGGCACCCGCGGACCAGGACGACACCGTCCTGGTGGCGCTCGTGGCCGACGGTGACACCGCAGCGCTCGAGGAGCTCTACGGCCGCCACGCGGCCTGGCTCGTCGCGCGGCTGATGCGCCGCTGCCACGACTCCGACGTCGTCCTCGACGTCGTGCAGGACACCTTCGTCACGGTGTGGAGGGACGCCCGGCGCTACCGCGGCACAGGGGAGGTCGCGGGCTGGCTGTGGGGCATCGCCTTCCGACGGATGGTGTCGCGGCTCCGGTCGCGCAAGGACGTCGTGCTCCTCCCCGAGTGGGACACCGTCGGCCGGGGGCAGGTCCCCGCGGCCGAGGACCAGGTGCTGCTCGGGGTGGAGTACGGCGACCTGGCCGGGGCGCTCGCCGGCCTGTCCCCCGAGTTCCGCTCCGTCGTCCAGGCGTGCGTGCTGGACGGGCTGACCACCAGGGAGGCCGGCCGGCTGCTCGGCGTCCGGGAGAACACGGTGAAGACGCGCCTGCATCGGGCCAAGGCCCAGCTGCGGGGATCCCTCGCCCTGGCACAGGAGGAATGGCGATGA
- a CDS encoding (deoxy)nucleoside triphosphate pyrophosphohydrolase produces the protein MEASASGPWADANRRDATAMVRQIHVVGAVIISRCNVLCVQRGPDGPLPLMWEFPGGKIEAGETPQAALKREIYEELLCEVAVGDEVTTTSYKYEFGVVHLTTFYCELVYGSPQLVEHAALKWSDARQLRSLEWAPADIPAIEIIQHRLGPAQTSN, from the coding sequence ATGGAGGCATCCGCCAGTGGCCCGTGGGCTGACGCGAACCGGCGGGATGCAACAGCCATGGTTAGGCAGATCCACGTCGTTGGCGCGGTCATCATCTCGCGATGCAATGTGTTGTGCGTCCAACGCGGACCGGACGGACCGCTGCCCCTGATGTGGGAGTTCCCCGGAGGCAAGATTGAAGCCGGCGAGACGCCACAAGCGGCATTGAAGCGCGAGATTTACGAGGAGCTCCTTTGCGAGGTCGCCGTGGGTGACGAGGTCACTACGACCAGCTACAAGTACGAGTTCGGCGTCGTGCACCTGACGACGTTCTACTGCGAACTCGTGTACGGCTCGCCGCAACTCGTGGAGCACGCGGCCCTGAAGTGGAGCGATGCACGTCAGTTGCGATCGCTCGAGTGGGCTCCCGCGGACATACCTGCGATCGAGATTATCCAGCATCGACTTGGACCTGCACAGACAAGCAACTGA
- a CDS encoding sensor histidine kinase — protein MDWPRWSISREDWLLPAALAVVGAVEVLSVSGLAAAPAIAYVLVPCVVLLGRRDLPLLFATGAAAVVTLGAAPLGIEGDALTSPLPILFAACFALGRYEPSVWRGAAAVAALDAARHVAGGLAIPALGDVLWVAALTFVPWFFGRLVLAHVHQRDLLADQAVRLVEEQRHVAEHAVAAERRRIARELHDVIAHSISVMVVQAGAAQSLLGRDERAVDASLEEIQRAGREALAETGRLLGLLRDEDDSDVSPQPAAADLPRLVDAYRGSGLDVALAMEGSTDGLPAGVDLSLYRIVEEGLTNALKHAPGARVQVCYRRSAGGVEVALTSTSGGTPVLVPGGHGHGLVGMRERVAVFGGSLSAGPAPGGGFSVRAALPLEESV, from the coding sequence ATGGACTGGCCCCGCTGGTCGATCAGCCGCGAGGACTGGCTGCTGCCCGCCGCGCTCGCGGTCGTCGGCGCGGTCGAGGTGCTGAGCGTCAGCGGACTGGCAGCGGCGCCGGCGATCGCGTACGTCCTCGTGCCCTGCGTCGTGCTCCTGGGACGCCGGGACCTGCCGCTCCTCTTCGCCACGGGCGCCGCCGCGGTCGTGACGCTGGGGGCGGCGCCGCTCGGGATCGAGGGGGACGCGCTGACGTCGCCGCTGCCCATCCTGTTCGCCGCGTGCTTCGCGCTCGGACGCTACGAGCCGTCGGTGTGGCGAGGTGCCGCAGCGGTCGCCGCCCTGGACGCCGCGCGCCACGTGGCCGGAGGTCTCGCGATCCCGGCGCTGGGGGACGTGCTCTGGGTGGCGGCGCTGACGTTCGTCCCCTGGTTCTTCGGGCGCCTCGTGCTCGCCCACGTCCACCAGCGTGACCTCCTCGCCGACCAAGCCGTCCGGCTGGTCGAGGAGCAGCGGCACGTCGCCGAGCACGCCGTCGCCGCCGAGCGCCGCCGCATTGCCCGCGAGCTCCACGACGTGATCGCCCACTCGATCAGCGTGATGGTGGTGCAGGCGGGGGCGGCCCAGTCACTCCTCGGACGCGACGAGCGGGCGGTCGACGCGTCGCTCGAGGAGATCCAACGGGCGGGCCGGGAAGCGCTGGCCGAGACCGGCCGGCTGCTCGGGCTCCTGCGTGACGAGGACGACTCGGACGTGTCGCCGCAACCCGCTGCTGCCGACCTCCCGCGCCTCGTCGACGCCTACCGCGGCTCGGGGCTCGACGTGGCGCTCGCGATGGAGGGAAGCACGGACGGACTGCCGGCCGGCGTCGACCTCTCGCTCTACCGGATCGTCGAGGAGGGGCTCACGAACGCGCTCAAGCACGCGCCGGGCGCTCGCGTGCAGGTCTGCTACCGGCGCTCGGCAGGCGGCGTCGAGGTGGCGCTCACGAGCACCTCCGGAGGCACTCCGGTGCTGGTCCCGGGCGGCCACGGGCACGGGCTCGTGGGGATGCGCGAACGCGTCGCGGTCTTCGGCGGTTCGCTGTCAGCAGGCCCCGCTCCGGGTGGCGGCTTCTCCGTCCGAGCTGCACTGCCTCTCGAGGAGTCGGTGTGA